From one Malus sylvestris chromosome 1, drMalSylv7.2, whole genome shotgun sequence genomic stretch:
- the LOC126614090 gene encoding uncharacterized protein LOC126614090, whose translation MNWRGSGLQARGQKSDQAHGLVIHRVSEAQRLQRKSRTSSQVGKKPQNHWLKFDFDGAWVENEGIVGVGVIVRDHLGKFVAAMAMQILGVTSPLHAEMEAARAVVLFAQKWEANMVEFEGDASLVIVALNLDEVSDFSPLVHVTNDARHFLRAFPQIKLSQVRREGNMVAHRLARCGLSLLHQVSWFEELPNVISDLLVEDSNFI comes from the exons ATGAACTGGCGTGGGTCGGGGCTACAGGCCCGTGGTCAGAAATCGGACCAGGCACACGGCCTGGTTATCCACAGAGTTAGCGAAGCCCAAAGGCTTCAGCGCAAGTCCAGGACGTCGTCTCAAGTGGGG AAGAAACCCCAGAATCATTGGCTTAAATTTGATTTCGATGGGGCATGGGTGGAGAATGAAGGAATCGTCGGGGTGGGAGTTATTGTTCGTGACCATTTGGGTAAGTTTGTGGCGGCAATGGCTATGCAAATCCTTGGAGTGACCTCACCCCTGCATGCAGAGATGGAAGCAGCAAGGGCGGTGGTGCTGTTTGCTCAAAAATGGGAAGCCAATATGGTTGAGTTTGAAGGTGATGCAAGTTTGGTTATTGTGGCTTTGAATTTGGATGAGGTTTCAGATTTTTCTCCTTTGGTGCATGTGACAAATGATGCACGACACTTTCTTCGAGCATTTCCACAGATTAAACTCTCTCAAGTTCGTAGAGAAGGCAACATGGTGGCTCATCGACTAGCAAGATGTGGGTTATCTTTGCTTCATCAAGTTTCATGGTTTGAGGAACTCCCTAATGTAATCAGTGATTTATTAGTCGAGGATAGTAATTTCATTTAA